A portion of the Bubalus kerabau isolate K-KA32 ecotype Philippines breed swamp buffalo chromosome 1, PCC_UOA_SB_1v2, whole genome shotgun sequence genome contains these proteins:
- the ZFC3H1 gene encoding zinc finger C3H1 domain-containing protein isoform X4 translates to MKESKEKLTKTKTVQQKVKTSTKTHSAKKVSTTAKQALRKQQTKAWKKLQQQKEQERQKEEDQRKQAEEEERRKREEEIRKIRDLSNQEEQYNRFMKLVGGKRRSRSKSSDPDLRRSLEKQATDSGGGIYQYDNYEEVAMDTDSETNSPAPSPVQPPFFSECSLGYFSPAPSISLPPPPQVSSVPPLSQPYVEGLCVSLEPLPPLPPLPPLPPEDPEQPPKPPFADEEEEEEMLLREELLKSLANKRAFKPEETSSNSDPPSPPVLNNSQPMPRSNLSIVSINTVSQPRIQNPKFHRGPRLPRTVISLPKHKSVVVTLNDSDDSESDGEASKSTNSVFGGLESMIKEARRTAEQASKPKVPPKSEKENDPMRTPEALPEEKKIEYRLLKEEIANREKQRLIKSDQVKTSSSSPANSDVEIDGIGRIALVTKQVTDAEAKLKKHRILLMKDESVLKNLVQQEAKKKESVRNAETKITKLTEQLQATEKILSVNRMFLKKLQEQIHRVQQRITIKKALTLKYGEELARAKAVASKEIGKRKLEQDRLGPNKMMRLDNSPISSPRRHSAELIAMEKRRLQKLEYEYALKIQKLKEARALKAKEQQNIAPLVEEEPEFSLPQPSLHDLTQDKLSLDTEENDVDDEILSGSNRERRRSFLESNSFTKPNLKHTDTPNKECINKPTKNTVEKPELFLGLKIGELQKLYSKADSLKQLILKTTTGISDKVLHGQEISVDVDFVTAQTKTTEVKPCPFRPYHSPLLVFKSYRFSPYYRTKEKLPLSSVSYSNMIEPDQCFCRFDLTGTCNDDDCQWQHTQDYTLSRKQLFQDVLSYNLSLIGCSEGSTDEEIAAAAEKYVEKLFGVNKDRMSMDQMAVLLVSNINESKGHTPPFTTYKDKRKWKPKFWRKPISENNFSSDEEQSTGPIKYAFQPENRINVPALDTVVTPDDVRYFTNETDDIANLEASVLENPSHVQLWLKLAYKYLNQNEGLCSESLDSALNVLARALENNKDNPEIWCHYLRLFSKRGTKEEVQEMCETAVEYAPDYQSFWTFLHLESTFEEKDYVCERMVEFLMGAAKREASDTLSFQLLEALLFRVQLHIFTGRCQSALSILQNALKLANDGRVAEYLKTSDRCLAWLAYIHLIEFNILPSKFYDPSNANPSRIVNIEPFVMPWQAVQDVKTNPDMLFAVFEDAVKACTDESLTVEERVETCVPLYTNMIVLHQLLERYEAAVELCKCLLESCPMNCQLLESLAALYLKMNQQDKARAVWVTAFEKSPQNAEVFYHTCKFFILQNRGDNLLPFLRKFIASFFKPGFEKYSNLDLFRYLLNIPGPLDIPACLCKGNFDDEMFNHQVPYLWLIYCLCHPLQSSIKETVEAYEAALGVAMRSDIVQKIWMDYLVFANNRAAGSRNKVQEFKFFTDLVNRCLVTVPARYPIPFSSADYWSNYEFHNRVIFFYLSCVPKTQHSKTLERFCSIMPTNSGLALRLLQHEWEESNVQILKLQAKMFTYNIPTCLATWKIAIAAEIVLKGQREVHRLYQRALQKLPLCASLWKDQLLFEASEGGKTDNLRKLVSKCQEIGVSLNELLNLNSYKTESKNH, encoded by the exons atgaaagaaagtaaagaaaagttGACTAAGACGAAAACTGTGCAGCAAAAAGTTAAAACCAGTACAAAAACACATTCGGCCAAAAAAGTTAGCACTACAG ctaaacAAGCATTGAGGAAGCAGCAGACAAAGGCATGGAAGAAACTACAACAGcaaaaagaacaggaaagacagaaagaagaggATCAGCGTAAGCaagctgaagaagaagaaagaaggaaaagagaagaagaaatcagaaaaattcGAGATCTCTCAAATCAGGAAGAACAGTACAATCGATTTATGAAATTGGTTGGTGGAAAGAGGAGATCAAGGAGTAAA TCTTCAGATCCTGACCTGAGACGATCCTTAGAGAAGCAAGCTACTGATAGTGGAGGAGGCATTTATCAATATGATAACTATGAAGAAGTTGCTATGGATACAGATAGTGAAACCAATTCTCCAG ctccTTCACCAGTGCAACCACCATTCttctctgaatgttcattggggtatttttctccagcaccatctATTTCTTTGCCTCCACCACCTCAGGTTTCT tCTGTACCACCTTTGAGCCAGCCTTATGTGGAAGGCTTGTGTGTTTCTCTTGAACCTCTACCTCCTCTACCACCTTTACCACCTCTTCCACCTGAAGATCCAGAACAACCTCCAAAACCaccttttgcagatgaggaagaagaggaggaaatgctGCTTCGAGAAGAGCTACTTAAATCTCTAGCGAATAAAAGAGCTTTCAAGCCAGAG GAAACATCCAGTAATAGTGACCCACCTTCACCTCCAGTTCTAAACAATTCACAGCCTATGCCAAGAAGCAACCTGTCCATAGTCAGTATTAATACAGTGTCTCAGCCTAGGATACAAAACCCAAAGTTTCACAGAGGACCTCGTCTTCCACGAACTGTGATCTcg CTTCCAAAGCATAAATCAGTGGTCGTAACACTAAACGATTCTGATGATAGTGAATCTGATGGAGAGGCGTCCAAGTCAACTAATAGTGTTTTTGGTGGATTGGAGTCTATGATTAAAGAAGCAAGACGAACTGCTGAG CAAGCTTCAAAACCGAAAGTACCtccaaaatctgaaaaagagaatGATCCCATGCGAACACCTGAAGCTCTTCCTGAAGAAAAGAAGATTGAGTATCGATTGTTAAAGGAAGAGATTGCCAA TCGTGAGAAACAGCGATTAATTAAATCAGATCAAGTGAAGACAAGCTCATCATCCCCAGCAAACTCTGATGTAGAAATTGACGGGATTGGCAGGATAGCATTGGTTACTAAGCAGGTTACAGATGCAGAAGCAAAGCTTAAAAAACATAG GATTCTCTTGATGAAAGATGAATCTGTTTTAAAGAATCTAGTACAGCAAGAAGCTAAGAAGAAAGAATCTGTTCGAAATGCtgaaacaaaaattacaaaacttACAGAGCAGCTTCAGGCAACAGAGAAAATTCTCAGTGTCAACAGAATGTTTTTGAAGAAACTTCAGGAACAG ATTCACAGAGTTCAACAACGCATTACAATTAAGAAAGCTTTGACTCTGAAGTATGGAGAAGAACTTGCTCGGGCAAAGGCAGTGGCTagtaaagaaataggaaaacGTAAACTGGAACAAGATCGCCTTGGA CCAAACAAAATGATGAGACTGGACAATTCTCCAATATCAAGTCCAAGAAGGCATTCAGCAGAACTAATTGCTATGGAAAAAAGACGGTTACAAAAGCTAGAATATGAATATGCCCTGAAAATTCAGAAACTAAAAGAAGCCAGGGCCCTAAAAGCAAAGGAACAACAAAATATTGCTCCACTTGTGGAAGAAGAACCTGAATTTTCTTTACCTCAGCCCTCACTTCATGATCTGACTCAAGATAAATTAAGTTTGGACACTGAAGAAAATGATGTTGATGATGAGATTCTGTCTGGTTCaaatagagaaagaagaagaTCTTTCTTAGAATCCAATTCTTTTACTaaacctaaccttaagcacactGATACACCTAACAAAGAATGTATAAACAAACCTACTAAGAATACAGTAGAAAAACCAGAACTTTTTCTAGGGTTAAAAATCGGTGAATTGCAGAAATTATATTCAAAAGCTGACAGCTTAAAAcaactgattttaaaaaccaCCACAGGCATTTCAGACAAGGTTTTGCATGGTCAG GAGATTTCTGTGGATGTGGATTTTGTGACAGCACAGACTAAAACAACAGAAGTGAAGCCATGTCCATTCAGACCCTACCACAGTCCCCTTCTAGTCTTTAAATCTTACAG ATTTAGTCCATACTATCGAACCAAGGAAAAACTTCCCCTAAGCTCAGTATCATACAGTAATATGATCGAACCGGATCAGTGTTTCTGCCGTTTTGATTTAACAGGAACATGTAATGATGATGATTGTCAGTG gcaGCATACACAAGACTATACACTTAGCCGAAAACAGCTGTTCCAGGATGTTCTGTCATATAATCTGTCTTTGATTGGTTGTTCAGAAGGAAGCACTGATGAAGAAATTGCTGCTGCAGCAG aaaaatatgttGAGAAACTTTTTGGAGTAAACAAAGATCGAATGTCAATGGACCAGATGGCTGTTCTCCTTGTGAGCAATATCAATGAAAGTAAAGGCCATA CACCTCCATTTACAACCTACAAAGATAAAAGAAAGTGGAagccaaagttttggagaaaACCTATTTCAGAGAACAATTTCAGTAGTGATGAGGAACAGTCTACAGGACCAATTAAGTATG CCTTCCAGCCAGAGAACCGAATAAATGTTCCAGCTCTGGATACAGTTGTCACTCCGGATGATGTCAGATACTTTACAAATGAGACTGATGACATTGCTAATTTAGAAGCAAGTGTGCTAGAAAATCCTTCTCATGTACAACTTTGGCTCAAGCTTGCATACAAGTACTTGAACCAAAATGAGGG GCTGTGTTCAGAGTCCTTGGATTCTGCTTTAAATGTTCTGGCTCGAGCTTTGGAAAACAACAAAGACAATCCAGAAATTTGGTGCCATTATCTCAGATTGTTCTCAAAAAGAGGAACCAAGGAGGAGGTACAGGAAATGTGTGAAACAGCTGTTGAATATGCTCCTGATTATCAAAGTTTTTGGACT TTTCTGCACCTGGAAAGCACCTTTGAAGAAAAAGATTACGTATGTGAGAGAATGGTGGAGTTTCTCATGGGAGCAGCCAAGAGGGAAGCATCAGATACTCTGTCCTTTCAACTTTTAGAGGCTCTTTTGTTTAGAGTTCAGCTGCACATATTTACTGGAAGATGCCAAAGTGCACTTTCAATTTTACAG AATGCATTGAAATTGGCTAATGATGGAAGAGTAGCTGAATACCTTAAAACAAGTGATCGATGTTTGGCATGGCTGGCCTACATACATCTTATTGAATTCAACATCCTTCCTTCAAAATTTTATGATCCATCTAATGCCAATCCTTCAAGAATTGTTAACATAGAACCATTTGTAATGCCGTGGCAAGCAGTTCAAGATGTAAAGACTAATCCTGACATGTTGTTTGCAGTATTTGAAG ATGCGGTGAAAGCTTGCACAGATGAGAGCCTTACTGTTGAGGAAAGAGTAGAGACCTGTGTCCCACTTTACACTAACATGATTGTTCTGCACCAGCTTCTTGAGAG GTATGAGGCTGCAGTGGAGCTTTGTAAATGTTTATTGGAATCATGTCCCATGAACTGCCAGTTGTTGGAATCCCTTGCTgctttatatttgaaaatgaatcagCAGGACAAAGCCAGGGCAGTGTGGGTTACTGCATTTGAAAAAAGTCCTCAGAATGCAGAGGTTTTTTATCATACATGCAAATTCTTCATCTTAcag aatcgaGGAGATAATCTTCTTCCATTTTTGCGGAAGTTTATTGCATCCTTCTTTAAACCTGGGTTTGAGAAGTATAGTAACTTGGATCTGTTTCG GTATCTCCTGAATATCCCAGGACCACTTGACATTCCAGCCTGTTTATGTAAAGGAAATTTTGATGATGAAATGTTTAACCACCAAGTTCCTTATTTGTGGCTGATATACTG cCTTTGTCATCCTCTTCAATCAAGTATTAAAGAGACAGTGGAGGCATATGAGGCAGCATTAGGGGTGGCCATGAGATCTGATATAGTGCAGAAGATTTGGATGGA TTATCTTGTCTTTGCCAATAATAGAGCCGCTGGATCCAGAAACAAAGTCCAAGAATTCAAATTTTTTACTGATTTAGTGAATAGATGTTTGGTTACAGTCCCTGCCCGATACCCCATTCCTTTTAGCAGTGCTGATTACTGGTCCAACTATGAATTTCATAATAGG